The genomic window ACCTGAAGGGGGACGGAAGCTTCGTCGGATACCTTGACCTGCACGGCGTCCCTGCCCCCGACCCGCAGGCTCGCAGCTTCCGGATCGGGGCCGACGACCAGTTCTACCTCCTCGACATCCTCGGCCGGAGGGTCCTGGAGCTCGACCCAAGCGGCAACTTCCGGCGCCAGCTCCCCTTTCCTGCCGAAGCCGGTTTCTGCTCAGACCTTGCGGTGACGCGGGGGGGCGACCTTCTGCTGCTGGACAGCCTCGCCTCCGTGGTCTACGCGACATCCAAGGGTGAGGCCGAATTCAAGCCGCTGTCCAAGGACCTCAAGGAGTACGTGAGCTTCGCCACCTACCTGACCACCGACAGCCGGGGCACCATCTTCGTTATGGATCAAAACGGCAGTTCCCTGGTGACCCTCGGACCGGACGGCACCTATACCGGGCGACTGCTCGCCCTGGGGTGGAAGGAGGGGCAGCTCTACTACCCCGCGCAGATCTGCGTGAGCGACGGCGGCCTGCTTGGCATAGCGGACCGGAACAACTCCCGCGCCCAGTTCTTCGAGCTCATCAAGTAGGACATGAGGGGGGGACTCGCCCCCTCGTACTGCGGAACACGCAAAGGATTGAATCATGAAGATACGCATGCTTTGCAATGGATGGCTCGCCATCCTCATGCTGGCCTGGGCCGCCATCTCATGGGCGGCCCCCCAGCCCGGCTTCAGCGTGGCCTTTCGGGCCTACCAGCAGCACGACTACCCCACCGCACTGCGGCTTTTCAAGGCCGACCACGGCGGAGACTCGTGCTACCTTCTCGGCATCATGTACTACAGGGGAGAAGGAGTCCCCGCCGACAAGAAGGAAGCGATCCGCTGGCTCACCGAGGCCGCGGAAAAGAACCACCTCCGGGCCCAGTACAACCTCGGCATGATCTACGACAAGGGGGACGGAGTCCCGCAGGACCTGAAAGAGGCGGCCAAGTGGTACCGCATGGGTGCGGAAAAGGGGCATGCACAGTCCCAGTTCAACCTGGGGCTCATGTACACAAACGGAGAAGGTGTCCCAAAGGATCACGGCGAAGCGGTCAAGTGGCTGCGCCTGGCGGCGAAGAAGGGACACGTCAACGCGCGCAAGCTGCTCAAAGTCATGGGTGAGAAGTATTGAACGCTGCAACGGGACGATCACCCCAAGGAGGAACGAGATGAAACATTTTTGCCTGGCCGCAGCCGTGCTGATGATGCTGGTGGTCGCCACAGGATGTAACAAGGCCTACGGGGTCGTCGGTACCTGGGCCAACCCGCAGGTACCGGAGACGGTCCAGTTCAAGGCCGATCATACCGGGGTGTTCGTCGTGAAGGGCTCCCCCTCGTTGCAGTTCACCTGGCAGGACGACAAAAACGGGATGGTGAGGCTGGACATATCGATCCAGGGAACGGTGAAATCGCTTTACGGCAAGCTCGACAACGGTGCCTTCGTCATCGCGGGGAACGGGCAGAAGGCGGTCTATCGCCGGCAGGATGACCAAAAAGGTTAAACGGCATGAAGGTGCCCACGAAATTTTTGACCGCACTTCTGCTGGTTGCGGCCGGAGCAGGCAACGCCCTCGCCTTTCACAGCGGCGGGGTCGCCGCCTGCGACGGTTGCCACACCGTGCACAACTCCTCCGGCGGGATGGCGGCGAGTACCAAGGGGTCGGCGAATCAGTACCTGCTGCAGGGCTCGGACCCGAGCTCGACCTGCCTCATCTGCCACTCCGGCTCCACCCCGACCGACAGCTACCGGGTGGCAACCAATCCGCCGCCTCCCCTGGGGCTGCCGCCGGTCCAGCTGACTCCCGGGGGCGATTTTGCCTGGCTGCAGAAGAACTACAGCTGGGTCGACCCCGCGACCGGCCTCGCGGTTTCCAGCAGCGGTGATGCCCACGGGCATAACATCATCGCCAACGATTTCCTGTATTTCCAGGACGCCCGCAACGCGCTGGCTCCCGGCGGCACGTACCCGTCTGCGAGCCTCAGCTGCATCAGCTGCCACGACCCGCACGGCGGGTACCGCATCCTCGACAGTAGCGGCACGGTGGCCAAGGGGGGCAAGCCGATTGCCGGTTCCGGCTCCTACGGCGCCCTCCCAACGGCAAGCGAGGCGGTCGGGAGTTACCGGATGCTGGCTGGAGCCGGGTATGCGCCCGCCTCGTACCCCCTGGCTCCCTTCGTCAACGATCCGCCCTCCGCCGTGTCTCCCGCAACCTACAACAGGTCGGAGAGCACCTCGGACACCAGGGTCGCCTATGGCCGGGGCATGTCGGAATGGTGCGGCAACTGCCACGCCGGCCTGACGCACTCCTCCTACCCCGGCGACACGGTAGGTAACCACCCCTCCGGCAACAGCGCCAAGCTACCGGCCGACGTCGTCGCCACCTACAACGCCTACATCGCCACGGGGAACCTGGGGGGGACCGTCGCCAACGCCTACACCTCGATGGTCCCCTTCGAGGAAGGGACCTCCGACGCGACGCAACTCGCCATTGCCACCACCTCGACCGCCGGCCCTTCCGTCGACGACAACGTGACCTGCCTTACCTGCCACCGGGCGCACGCCTCCGCCTGGGACAGCGCAACGCGCTGGAACTGCGCCAAGGGGGTCTACCTCACCGTGGCAGGCTCCTGGCCCGGAATCGATGCCCCCACCCTGCAGGGGCAGTCGGGGCCTGCGTCCACCGGCAAGACCATGGCTGAATACCAGCAAGGGATGTATGGGAGACCGGCGAGCCAGTACGCGACCAACCAGTGGTCCCTGTGCAACAAATGCCACGAGAACGACGCTTACAAACAGTAAATGTCCCGGCGAACTTTCTACCTGCCACCCGTCCGTTCCATGCTCCTAAAACAAAGCGCCCCTTGACCGGGGCGTTTTTCTGTCTCAAGCGTACAGCCATACCTTCTCTTCGCTAACGCCTCAAGTTATAGCCGTTCTCCCCGATGAGTCCATCATCGGGCCGAGAGAGCACCTTCCTCTTGTTGCCGCGGGAAAGGAGACAGGCTATGCGAGGAATGAAGGCGGCCATCGCTTTTTTGCTGGTGCTGACTGTCGATATCGCCGACGGGAACGCGGGCTTCCATAACGGCGGGACCGGGGCCTGCGACGGCTGCCACGGTTCGTTGGCGGGTGCCGGTTTTTCCGCTTTGCAGCCAGGCGCCACGACGAGTGAGATATGCCTGCGCTGCCATGCGGCGGCACGACCTGAAGACTACCAGGTCGCTACCAGTCCGGCCCCTCCCCACGGGGTCCCCCCCGCCTCACTCACCCCCGGCGGAGACTTTGCCTACCTGACCAAGCAGTACTACTGGTCCGAAGCCAACGGAGCGCGCGCGGTGAGCCCGGGAGAGCGGCACGGCCACAACATCGTCGCGCCGACGTACGCGTATTTCACCGATACAACCCTCACCTCGTCCCCCGGCGGGACCTATCCCTCAGATGCCCTTTCCTGCATCAGCTGCCATGATCCGCACGGCAACTACCGGGTAACCGACAGCGCAGGCAGTGTAACGGCGTCGGGTAATCCGGTCACCGGCTCAGGCTCATATGGCGCCTCCCCAAGCGCCACAGATGCCGTCGGGAGCTATCGTCTGCTTGCCGGCAGGGGATACGGTACCAGGGGCACGAGCCACGAGTTCGTCTACGACCCGCCCATCGCGGTCGCCCCGCGGGAATACAACCGCGGCGAAGATAGCGGTGATACCCGGGTCGCCTATGGCAAGGGGAGCAGCGAGTGGTGCCTGAACTGCCACGGCGGGCTGTCCAACTGGCAAGGGAGCGCCCATCTCCACCCTTCGGGGGTCGCCCTTGGTGAGGCGATCGCAAAGACCTACAACCATTACGTGAAAAGCGGCGACCTGAGCGGCAACGAGAGCGGCGCCTTCACCTCTTTGGTCCCCTTCCAAAGCGGCGACCTGACCGACGTGCGGCAACTGGCCTCGATCGCCACGTCCCACGCCGGTCCCAAGGGGGACGACAAGGTCATGTGCCTCACCTGCCACCGGGCTCACGCCTCGGCCTTCGACGCCATAACCAGGTGGGACACGAAGGAGACCGTCCTGACCGTGAATGGCGCCTATCCCGGCACCGATGCTGTCAGCCAGGGGAGCGACCCTGGCGCCGCCGGCGGCAAGACCAGGGCGGAGTACCGCATAGCCATGTACGACCGCGCCCCGTCGCATTTCGGCCGTTTCCAGCGCAGCCTGTGCAACAAGTGCCACGCCAGGGACTGATCCGAGTCAGGTCAGGCCACAGTTAATGCGGCATTGCCAGCCCGCCGTGCTATAATGAGCGACATGGCCACCTTCCCTCCCATGAGACGGACGATGTACGTCGTGTTGCGACTCGTTCTGCTGATCTGCGTTTCGCTCTGGCTCGCGTTCATTATCAACCACAAGAACTACGACTACGTCCTCAACAAGACCCTGCTCAGTATCCATACCAATCTCAAAACCTCCAAGCTCACCAGCGTCCTTCCGGAAGCGGTCGAGTCGATGCTGATCCAAAACCAGAGAGGACCGCTCCAGGAGCTTCTGGACCGAAATTACAGCATCTTCGCCCTGGTGATCACGGACTGCCGCACCGACTCCGTGTATTGCCCGGACCAGAAGGTGTTGATGACGACCTCCCCAAACCTCCTCGTCAGGAAACTTCCCGCTCCTGAGAACCTGGTCAACTATCCCTTCATCATGCTGCGCCTGACCGTTCCCGCCGTCGCGTCACGCTCACAGGCGCCTCGCCCCATCATCGGAAGGCTCTACACGATCAGCACCATGCCGGAGAGCTTCGCGGACGATTACCATGAGTGGCTGAAGGATCCCTTCGGCGACTACAGCCTGTGGAAGACCTACCTGACCACCACGGTGAACAGCCTGGTAGCCGCCCTGCTGGTGTGGGTGATCCTGGAACTCTTCATCAAGATAAAGTTGATCCAAGGGAGAGCCGCCCTGGAAAGGGAGCGCATTCTCATTGCCAACGCGGACAAGTATCTGCGCCAGATGGAAGACAAAGAAGCCCAGATCGCCGAGCAGGAAAAGGCCTCCTATGCCCAGTTTGAGGTACTAATCGGCCGGATCAAGGAGTTGGAGGCCACCCTGCGCCATGACAGGGAGCAGCAGCGTGCTGCCGAAGCGATCATACAGACCATCGAACAGGAATGGCAGGCGCAGGTGGTTCAATTCAGGGAACAACTGGAACAGACGGGCCGGGAGAAGGCCGCCTTGCTGAGCGAGGTGACACGATACCGAAGCGCATCGGGAAAGGAAAAAGAGGAGGCGTCGCGAACCCTCACCAACGCGATCTCCACTCCCTTCGAGAACGCGCTGGAACGCGAGATCAGGGAAACCCTCGGCTCCGCCACGAAGGCGAAATCGGGCGCGTGGAGGGTGCTGCACCAGGTTGATGTTGCGGTGGGAAAAGAGGTAAGCCGGTTCATTGACAGCGTGGTGATCAGCAAGGACTGCATCGCGGTGATCGAAGCGAAGAACTACTCCGGCAGCATCTTCGCAGAGGGAGACGTGGAGAATACCGCTTGGCACTGCCGGCCGGGGAACCGCGCAGCGGTGGCGATCAAGGCGAGCTGGGGGGTGAACCCGTACCACCAGGTACGAGAGTACGTGATGACCTTGATGAACGTCGTCAACACCCGTGGCAGCTGGCGGCTGCCCGTTTATGGAGTCATCGTCTTCCCCGGCGGGGCTGACCTCTCCGGGATAGGAGAGCGGCTCGGCAAATTCTATCGGGTGACCAGCAGCGACCGGCTCATCGCCACCCTTGACAACATCGAAGCGGAGGCCCGGCGCGAAAATGCCCATACGAAAAGGCCCCAGCCGTTGCAGGTCGAGGAGTTGGTACTGGGGCGTAGAACCATGAAAACTACCGCAAAGCTTGCGGCAAGATGATCTGACACCTGCTCACTGTCTGCGTCTGGATAACAAAAAGGCCAGTCAGCTGTTTCAGCTAACTGGCCGTGCTCACCACGCACGAGACCATCACCCAGGTGTACCAGAACCTACCCGACATCGAACTGTTCCGCAGCTTCGGTTCCGAGACTGAGACAAAATATTAGGAATCTGCAGTGTAGTGAAGTCACCCTCTATTGACTTCGAAAAAAGAAGCCGCAAATACTAAAATGACTTGAGAGAGAGGAGCTGTGCCTGGAATGATTCGTGGGCTCTTGATCGGCGTCCACCATCGTACTGATAGATGACAAAGGACGCGAGCCAACTAAGACAGAGTGAAGTTGACAACCATAAAACTGGTAGTATCAGTTTAGCAAACCAACCCCGCCGTCCAGGACTGGGGCGGATAGTATAGGGTCTTCCTTCAGGAAGATGGTCGGGCTGCCACCGAATTATCTGCCGGCAACTCGGCCTTTTTTCTGCCCGCACGAAGCGCAGCATTTTAGAGAGGAGCTCGCTAAGCCGAGGACAACACTGTCGGCAAGCCAACAACTCATCGGCGCAGAAATGGAAACGTCCCGACGGCCGGCACCGATCCTCACCGTCAACGCCCCTGAAGTGGTGGCGATGCCCATATGCGAAGCCTGTCGACCATCGTGCCGGTGATTGACGGGCGGAGCTTTTCACCTCTTTCAACTGCCCCATCTTGCATTTATCCAACACTAGCCTCCCGGCCTCCCGACTGCTCGTAAATCTTGCAACTGTCACTACCCGGTGGCCGCCTAAGCCCCGGCGCAAGTCTCTACGTGCGTCATGAACTTGAGCTGTCAGTGCCGGACCGCGGAGAACATACCGTTTCTGGGAACCAACGGGAGCTGCACCGGCAACGATGGAGGGATTATGTCCAGCTCCGCGCTCTGGACCTGGGATTTCCAAGCCAACGCGTACCGTATTCCCTTGCCCGGTTTGGAATACGCACAGGCATCATGCGCCCCGTTTAGCTCCGATACGCGGACGGAAGGAGGTGAAGGCGCATCCCGCTAGAAACGGGTTATGGTGACGTCACCGGAGGGGAAAGGGAAACGGGAAAGAGTAGTGCCAAGAAAGGGGGATACGATGAGACTGCCGAATCGGACGGAAGGAAGAAAGCCTATTGGCACCGGCAACGTGACATCGGTAGAGCATGGCTTCGCTCCCATGGCGGCAAAGCCCATGTTGCGCAATCTGCTGGCCATGCTTCTTTGTGTTTCCATGCTCCTGCTGGCGGTCGTGCAGGCATGGGGGTCTCCGGGGCGGATGGTCCTGGTAAACGGAAAACTCCATCGGATATTGAGGAACGCTTACTCCAACAACGAACTGAGATACGCCAGGGGGCACGCCGACGGGGACTGGAAGTTCGACTCCGAGAGCATAACCCTGCCGGCGTTCACCACGCCCTGGCCGAGCCGCACCTGGATCCCCAAGTACGGAACCAATGCGGATGCCGTTGAGACGTTTGCCGCCGAGGGACTGGCCGTCTTCGATAACAAGATCTTCGTCGCCTTTACGGCCGACGCCGACGGCTCGAATCACAGTGCGGGGATGGACGCCTACGTTGCCGCCTTTGATCTGACGCCGACCACCGACGCCCCGGACGGTCACTGGCTCCTGTTTCCCGGCGGCAAGGGTGGCGGCAACACGGAGGTAGTACAGTACAACAAGGTGGCCATCGGCTCGGCCCGCGTCGACACCCCGGCCAAGGGGTGGGGCTCGGGGGCGGCGATCACCGTGTGCGACAACCAGCTTTATCTCTTCACCAATAGCGGGGTCTATACCAGCGGCGACGGCACATCCTGGACCTATCACGCCGTCCCGTTCACCACCAACGCCCAGCACGAGCCGCTGGACGCGGTGACGCTCAACACGCCTGACGGCCAGAGAATCCTTGTGGCCTACGGTTACATATCCGGCCAGCACTACTATTACGATCACCTGGACGCGGTGGATTGGAACGGGAAGTTCGGCTCGGAATCCCAGTCCAAGATTCACAACGGCTCCAATGACGGCGGCCTGTACGACCCCAGCGGGCACTGGAGAGGCCGGGTATCGCTGTCGGTCGGAACCAAGGCGAAAGGGAACGCAGGAGACAACGAGGATCTGGCAGCCGGTGCCCTCGCCCCCGCGGTACAGCTCTTCGGACAATCAGGGGAGCAGTTCACCTCTTCCAACCACAACCCGGCGCGTCATGCGGAGTACGTTTATACCTCCATCGACGGCGGCTGGGGGACCTGGACCTGGGACAGCACGCGGGTCAAGTACTTCGACCACGTAAATCCCAGCCTCATGGTCTATCCCTGGTCCGAGTTCAAGTGCAATTCCAGCTATCCCGACAGGCAGGCGGTAAGACAATATATCGCTCTCCTTGGAGGTTATAACTGGTGGATCACCGAGACTCCCTTCGCGTTTGGT from Geomonas ferrireducens includes these protein-coding regions:
- a CDS encoding NHL repeat-containing protein gives rise to the protein MPQLTVPTRLQLDSKGDIYALDSKLRRIAHLKGDGSFVGYLDLHGVPAPDPQARSFRIGADDQFYLLDILGRRVLELDPSGNFRRQLPFPAEAGFCSDLAVTRGGDLLLLDSLASVVYATSKGEAEFKPLSKDLKEYVSFATYLTTDSRGTIFVMDQNGSSLVTLGPDGTYTGRLLALGWKEGQLYYPAQICVSDGGLLGIADRNNSRAQFFELIK
- a CDS encoding tetratricopeptide repeat protein; the encoded protein is MKIRMLCNGWLAILMLAWAAISWAAPQPGFSVAFRAYQQHDYPTALRLFKADHGGDSCYLLGIMYYRGEGVPADKKEAIRWLTEAAEKNHLRAQYNLGMIYDKGDGVPQDLKEAAKWYRMGAEKGHAQSQFNLGLMYTNGEGVPKDHGEAVKWLRLAAKKGHVNARKLLKVMGEKY
- a CDS encoding cytochrome C yields the protein MKVPTKFLTALLLVAAGAGNALAFHSGGVAACDGCHTVHNSSGGMAASTKGSANQYLLQGSDPSSTCLICHSGSTPTDSYRVATNPPPPLGLPPVQLTPGGDFAWLQKNYSWVDPATGLAVSSSGDAHGHNIIANDFLYFQDARNALAPGGTYPSASLSCISCHDPHGGYRILDSSGTVAKGGKPIAGSGSYGALPTASEAVGSYRMLAGAGYAPASYPLAPFVNDPPSAVSPATYNRSESTSDTRVAYGRGMSEWCGNCHAGLTHSSYPGDTVGNHPSGNSAKLPADVVATYNAYIATGNLGGTVANAYTSMVPFEEGTSDATQLAIATTSTAGPSVDDNVTCLTCHRAHASAWDSATRWNCAKGVYLTVAGSWPGIDAPTLQGQSGPASTGKTMAEYQQGMYGRPASQYATNQWSLCNKCHENDAYKQ
- a CDS encoding nuclease-related domain-containing protein; the protein is MYVVLRLVLLICVSLWLAFIINHKNYDYVLNKTLLSIHTNLKTSKLTSVLPEAVESMLIQNQRGPLQELLDRNYSIFALVITDCRTDSVYCPDQKVLMTTSPNLLVRKLPAPENLVNYPFIMLRLTVPAVASRSQAPRPIIGRLYTISTMPESFADDYHEWLKDPFGDYSLWKTYLTTTVNSLVAALLVWVILELFIKIKLIQGRAALERERILIANADKYLRQMEDKEAQIAEQEKASYAQFEVLIGRIKELEATLRHDREQQRAAEAIIQTIEQEWQAQVVQFREQLEQTGREKAALLSEVTRYRSASGKEKEEASRTLTNAISTPFENALEREIRETLGSATKAKSGAWRVLHQVDVAVGKEVSRFIDSVVISKDCIAVIEAKNYSGSIFAEGDVENTAWHCRPGNRAAVAIKASWGVNPYHQVREYVMTLMNVVNTRGSWRLPVYGVIVFPGGADLSGIGERLGKFYRVTSSDRLIATLDNIEAEARRENAHTKRPQPLQVEELVLGRRTMKTTAKLAAR